The following are encoded together in the Tripterygium wilfordii isolate XIE 37 chromosome 18, ASM1340144v1, whole genome shotgun sequence genome:
- the LOC119984468 gene encoding uncharacterized protein LOC119984468, with translation MGNCLFKGFGEVEQMIKVVTSNGGIMELYAPVTAESITNEFPGHAIYRTHDLFSQPLLHNEELRAGKLYYLLPFNANQFSRQLEDSTNDNHLGSSTPYHRMSLDNQRILRRTEAEVFPRYNSSGVWKVKLVISPEQLAEILSQEARTEALIESVRTVAKCGNSVSSSSWKGSSSDIQSP, from the coding sequence ATGGGGAATTGCTTGTTCAAAGgatttggagaagttgagcaaatgATAAAAGTGGTGACATCAAACGGCGGCATCATGGAGCTCTACGCACCAGTTACAGCAGAGTCCATCACAAACGAATTCCCCGGCCACGCCATCTACCGCACCCACGACCTCTTCTCTCAACCCCTCCTCCACAACGAAGAGCTACGCGCCGGAAAACTCTACTACCTTCTTCCATTCAACGCCAACCAATTTTCAAGACAATTAGAGGACAGTACTAATGATAATCACTTAGGCAGCTCTACGCCTTATCATCGCATGTCGCTTGATAATCAGAGGATATTGAGGCGAACTGAAGCGGAGGTGTTTCCGAGGTATAACAGCAGCGGTGTGTGGAAGGTGAAGCTGGTGATAAGTCCGGAACAGTTGGCGGAGATATTGTCGCAGGAGGCTCGAACCGAGGCTTTGATCGAGAGCGTGAGGACGGTGGCCAAATGTGGGAATAGTGTGTCGTCTAGTAGTTGGAAGGGATCGTCGTCGGACATACAGAGCCCGTAG